A genomic region of Streptomyces rimosus contains the following coding sequences:
- a CDS encoding SUKH-3 domain-containing protein has translation MAGGFSRADVQEWLEQSGWFPGRDVTEKVAEFIDDAVRQSEEQGFPAPPIAAAVEFLRTYGLLELRHPRDGDKTLDVNPTGGYEGDFAEIDELARDMGSGLFRVGYDLPEGGIILMDENGRFIYHHWSGTYLMGADFHEALANWLTGDFQELS, from the coding sequence ATGGCAGGCGGGTTTTCGCGAGCCGATGTGCAGGAATGGCTGGAGCAAAGCGGCTGGTTCCCGGGAAGGGACGTGACGGAGAAAGTCGCGGAATTCATCGACGATGCCGTCAGGCAATCAGAGGAGCAAGGATTCCCTGCGCCGCCGATTGCTGCGGCTGTGGAGTTTCTGCGTACCTACGGTCTGCTTGAACTGAGGCACCCGCGTGACGGTGACAAGACACTCGATGTAAACCCCACCGGCGGCTACGAAGGTGATTTCGCGGAGATCGATGAACTCGCCCGCGATATGGGCAGCGGGCTCTTCCGCGTCGGATACGATCTGCCGGAAGGCGGCATCATCCTTATGGACGAGAACGGCCGCTTCATTTACCACCACTGGTCCGGAACCTATCTCATGGGTGCTGATTTCCATGAAGCCCTGGCGAACTGGCTGACGGGCGACTTTCAGGAGTTGAGTTAA
- a CDS encoding helix-turn-helix domain-containing protein produces the protein MSARRSTVQPSTVLGRQLGDELRQYREAAGLSTSAAAEALDCTKAKISRIENGRVPVRVPDLMALLHTYGVGDGQVLERLTTLARSANRRRREGWWNQYGPVLEDTYRDYIALEAVSDSIRTYQSQLIPGLLQTPAYARAVTVASKAWQTPDEIEQFVKVRAARQERLTADQPLSVWAVMAEGVLHQRVGGADVMRAQLEHLVTMTGLANVTVQVLPFSRGAHGGMFGPYLLLSFPQVSALDVVLMEHPTGHIWLEQEPEVARYRDLFDDARTSALSPAESAARIERIISKEYRA, from the coding sequence ATGTCCGCACGACGCTCCACCGTTCAGCCGTCCACCGTCCTGGGCCGGCAGCTGGGTGATGAGCTGAGGCAGTACCGGGAAGCTGCCGGGCTGTCCACCTCAGCCGCTGCCGAAGCGCTCGACTGCACCAAGGCGAAGATCAGTCGTATCGAAAACGGCCGCGTGCCGGTGCGGGTCCCCGACTTGATGGCTCTGCTGCACACGTACGGCGTCGGTGACGGGCAAGTCCTGGAGCGGCTCACCACTCTCGCCCGCTCCGCCAATCGTCGGCGCCGTGAGGGCTGGTGGAACCAGTACGGGCCCGTCCTGGAGGACACGTACCGTGACTACATCGCCCTTGAGGCCGTGTCTGACAGCATCAGGACCTACCAGAGCCAGCTGATCCCCGGTTTGCTGCAGACACCCGCGTACGCGCGGGCTGTCACCGTGGCCTCGAAAGCCTGGCAAACGCCCGATGAGATCGAGCAGTTCGTCAAAGTGCGCGCTGCCCGTCAGGAACGGTTGACCGCTGACCAGCCCTTGTCCGTCTGGGCCGTCATGGCAGAGGGCGTACTGCACCAACGGGTGGGCGGCGCCGACGTGATGCGGGCCCAGTTGGAACACCTGGTAACCATGACCGGGCTGGCGAACGTGACGGTTCAAGTCCTCCCGTTCTCGCGTGGCGCTCATGGAGGTATGTTCGGTCCGTATCTGCTGCTGAGCTTTCCGCAGGTGTCGGCCCTGGACGTCGTACTCATGGAGCACCCCACCGGTCACATCTGGCTGGAGCAGGAGCCGGAGGTCGCGCGCTACCGTGATCTCTTCGACGATGCCCGTACGTCGGCCCTCTCGCCGGCGGAGTCAGCGGCCCGGATCGAACGCATCATCTCCAAGGAGTACCGAGCATGA
- a CDS encoding SUKH-4 family immunity protein: MSGTATETGRQAGAAAADREALLAAALEPTAEWLESIFGVGALWRPTEGELPERLEHAETRTFLTEVGFPSVHLGFVDYDSTDLAQEGPWAEDPDELFGNRYPDDDSPPKSYAYGMGESLNYSLMLMGNTGSISLYDPNGWDHAAGYAGHVADSLPLLAGALGLLASYENRLFGDDHEAALHELRELIDEIEPVEGCRFWEEIFQWLEDQ; encoded by the coding sequence ATGAGCGGGACGGCGACGGAAACGGGACGGCAGGCGGGCGCTGCCGCCGCGGATCGGGAGGCACTGCTGGCCGCGGCCCTGGAGCCGACGGCGGAGTGGCTGGAGTCGATATTCGGGGTCGGGGCGCTGTGGCGGCCCACGGAGGGCGAGCTCCCCGAGCGACTGGAACACGCGGAAACCCGTACGTTCCTCACCGAGGTCGGATTCCCGTCCGTCCACCTCGGCTTCGTGGACTACGACTCCACCGACCTGGCCCAGGAAGGCCCCTGGGCCGAAGACCCGGACGAACTGTTCGGCAACCGCTACCCGGACGACGACTCCCCGCCGAAGTCGTACGCCTACGGCATGGGCGAGTCGCTGAACTACTCCCTGATGCTCATGGGCAACACCGGCAGCATCTCCCTGTACGACCCCAACGGCTGGGACCACGCGGCCGGATACGCGGGCCACGTGGCCGACAGCCTGCCGCTGCTCGCGGGGGCACTGGGCCTGCTGGCGTCCTACGAGAACCGGCTCTTCGGAGATGACCACGAGGCGGCCCTGCACGAGCTCCGCGAACTGATCGACGAAATAGAGCCGGTGGAGGGGTGCCGGTTCTGGGAGGAGATATTCCAGTGGCTGGAGGACCAGTAG
- a CDS encoding xanthine dehydrogenase family protein molybdopterin-binding subunit, whose protein sequence is MTSTSESRAVGADIERADARAKVAGRAPYAFEHPVDNPCYAHAVLSSIPRGRITAVDTGAALQEDGVITVLTYENAERLASTEDAELAILQEPEVAFRGQIVAAVVAGTPETARHAASLVRITYATEPHESELKPDENELYRPESANGGAETDSMLGDLEAAMEAAAADPDAVTLDETYVTAMTHCNPMEPHATIAVWQGDELTLYDSSQSVHGHRDTLAEVFGLDRARVHMICPYVGGGFGSKGEPHAHAVLAALAARAVPGRPVKFALTRQQMFTLVGYRTPTYQRVRLAAGADGRLTGIGMEAVEQTSRIKEFAEQSANPTRTMYAAQHRRTTHRLAHLDVPVPSWMRAPGECPGMFGPEVAMDELAERLGMDPVELRIRNDAPVDPESGKPFSSRNLVACLNEGARRFGWQDRDPRPGVRRDGRWLVGTGVASSAYPVNRVPGSVAAVEYVGEGRYRVDIAAADLGTGAWTVLAQIAADRLDVPLDAVELRIGDTALPKATVAGGSAGTAMWGSAIVAAAQTFRKRHGHDPSPGDHAQAETPGNPHAERFAMHAFGAQFVEVRVDADTGEIRVPRLLGVFAAGRIINPRTARSQLIGGMTMGLSMALHEETVTDPRYGLLVNHDLANYHVTANADVHRIEAHWIDEDDPYVNPLGIKGIGEIGITGTAAAVVNAVRHATGVRVREVPVTLDKVLGGMGAG, encoded by the coding sequence ATGACGAGCACATCCGAGAGCCGGGCCGTCGGCGCGGACATCGAACGCGCGGACGCCCGGGCCAAAGTGGCCGGCAGGGCCCCGTACGCCTTCGAACACCCCGTGGACAACCCCTGCTACGCCCACGCCGTCCTGTCCTCCATCCCGCGTGGCCGCATCACGGCCGTCGATACCGGGGCCGCGCTCCAGGAGGACGGCGTCATCACCGTACTGACGTACGAGAACGCCGAGCGGCTGGCGTCCACGGAGGACGCGGAACTGGCGATCCTCCAGGAGCCCGAGGTGGCGTTCCGCGGGCAGATCGTGGCGGCGGTGGTCGCCGGGACGCCCGAGACGGCGCGGCATGCGGCCTCACTCGTACGGATCACTTACGCCACCGAGCCGCACGAATCCGAGCTGAAACCGGACGAGAACGAGCTGTACCGGCCCGAGTCGGCCAACGGCGGTGCGGAAACCGACAGCATGCTGGGCGATCTGGAAGCCGCCATGGAGGCGGCCGCGGCGGACCCGGACGCGGTGACGCTGGACGAGACGTACGTGACCGCGATGACCCACTGCAACCCTATGGAGCCGCACGCGACGATCGCCGTGTGGCAGGGCGACGAGCTGACGCTGTACGACTCGTCCCAGAGTGTGCACGGGCACCGCGACACCCTGGCCGAGGTGTTCGGCCTCGACCGCGCCCGTGTGCACATGATCTGCCCGTACGTCGGCGGCGGCTTCGGCTCGAAGGGCGAGCCGCACGCCCATGCCGTACTCGCCGCGCTGGCGGCGCGCGCGGTGCCCGGGCGGCCGGTGAAGTTCGCGCTGACCCGGCAGCAGATGTTCACCCTCGTCGGCTACCGCACCCCCACGTACCAGCGGGTACGCCTCGCGGCCGGGGCCGACGGGCGACTGACCGGCATTGGCATGGAAGCCGTCGAGCAGACCTCGCGCATCAAGGAGTTCGCCGAACAGTCCGCCAACCCGACGCGGACCATGTACGCGGCGCAGCACCGGCGGACCACCCACCGGCTGGCGCACCTGGACGTGCCGGTGCCGTCCTGGATGCGGGCACCTGGCGAGTGCCCCGGCATGTTCGGACCCGAGGTCGCCATGGACGAACTCGCCGAACGCCTCGGCATGGACCCCGTCGAGCTGCGCATCCGCAACGACGCGCCGGTGGACCCGGAGTCCGGCAAGCCCTTCTCCAGCCGCAACCTGGTGGCGTGCCTGAACGAAGGCGCCCGCCGCTTCGGCTGGCAGGACCGTGATCCGCGTCCCGGAGTACGGCGGGACGGCCGCTGGCTGGTCGGTACGGGCGTCGCCTCGTCGGCCTACCCGGTCAACCGCGTGCCCGGCTCGGTCGCGGCCGTCGAGTACGTGGGCGAAGGCCGCTACCGGGTGGACATCGCCGCGGCCGACCTGGGCACCGGTGCCTGGACCGTACTCGCCCAGATCGCCGCGGACCGGCTGGACGTCCCCCTCGACGCCGTCGAACTGCGCATCGGCGATACCGCGCTCCCCAAGGCGACCGTCGCGGGCGGCTCCGCCGGTACGGCGATGTGGGGCTCGGCGATCGTGGCGGCTGCGCAGACCTTCCGTAAGCGCCATGGGCACGACCCGTCCCCCGGCGACCACGCGCAGGCCGAGACCCCCGGCAACCCGCACGCCGAACGCTTCGCCATGCACGCGTTCGGCGCCCAGTTCGTCGAGGTACGGGTGGACGCCGACACCGGCGAGATCCGCGTACCGCGCCTCCTCGGCGTCTTCGCGGCCGGCCGCATCATCAACCCGCGCACCGCCCGTTCCCAGCTGATCGGCGGCATGACGATGGGCCTGTCCATGGCCCTCCACGAGGAAACCGTCACCGACCCGCGCTACGGCCTCCTCGTCAACCACGACCTGGCGAACTACCACGTCACGGCCAACGCGGACGTCCACCGGATCGAGGCCCACTGGATCGACGAGGACGACCCGTACGTCAACCCTCTGGGCATCAAGGGCATCGGCGAGATCGGCATCACGGGTACGGCGGCGGCCGTCGTCAACGCGGTCCGCCATGCGACGGGGGTGCGGGTGCGGGAGGTGCCGGTGACGTTGGACAAGGTGCTAGGCGGGATGGGGGCCGGGTGA
- a CDS encoding YwqJ-related putative deaminase: MSDFVPGAASSLLVQGKIYSHTNLSGDGEPNLHPAVRDFFAHLPVEAREPFLGYCAESALVSDQLWGLDTERPGREPVSLDEALPHFAGAAMVSKMIREEGDPDHGQSTTPCAACQALLDRLNIEFIGA, encoded by the coding sequence ATGTCCGATTTTGTCCCCGGTGCGGCCTCCTCGCTGCTCGTACAGGGGAAGATTTACAGCCACACCAACCTCAGTGGCGACGGTGAGCCGAACCTGCACCCGGCCGTCCGGGATTTCTTTGCCCACCTTCCGGTGGAGGCGCGGGAACCCTTTCTTGGCTACTGCGCCGAGTCCGCACTCGTATCCGACCAGTTGTGGGGCCTCGACACGGAGCGCCCCGGGCGGGAGCCGGTCTCCTTGGACGAGGCTCTTCCGCACTTCGCGGGAGCCGCGATGGTGTCCAAAATGATCCGTGAGGAGGGGGATCCGGACCACGGGCAGTCGACCACGCCGTGTGCGGCCTGCCAGGCCCTGCTCGACCGGCTGAACATCGAGTTCATCGGAGCTTGA
- a CDS encoding YwqJ-related putative deaminase, translated as MGVVLPGWADELLDLIGVSWPNVDEDDYREMATAMREFAGDINDGASQAHEAVQALVSSAGGGQAAEALNAHWSKINGTHLTKLAQCGELAATALDGVAVLIEGAKIGAIVQLGILAAEVIAAQAAAPFTLGLSEVGALGATQVTRVIVKRLFKEVCQQVAEQVVSIALTPVEEALGAMVGDLVVQLGANALGVKDGVDLGQTAKAGKEGFAQGVQGAKDAAKSAADNPMQLLSAGGDGGGGGTGGGSGAGGGFTFDHDAHDKAITGLHGAGGHFRHAAGGKIGRAKRHHGRTRGKDAIADAANVVVDKVIDGLEDATKKTVKHLDDNMTRGIKQMAKNHKENDEKLSSHFAGLGKGGKKEPKGPKGGNAGGGGGGGRPPGGGKTGGNGDGARDPWWHGHSADQMRHHRGEPVDVSDQDRPTQLNRLEEEAVKLADEAKDNNHVNNTVPGKDYRKSGCSGSLLHDGVITSHTSSVRRNASRSKKEIDSGVPAPEPQTEPRAHPVVQGVLDDIKRDSTAKGEPLGSGHGKCAEVSLISDRLHQMDPDGTRIRTPEDARRALAGGVVHTRQIGDLVVRDKETGEKVTQLRHGDYKPPCASCAPMLDALGVAAHK; from the coding sequence ATGGGTGTGGTGCTGCCGGGGTGGGCGGATGAGCTGCTCGATCTGATCGGGGTCTCCTGGCCGAATGTCGACGAGGACGATTACCGCGAGATGGCGACGGCGATGCGGGAGTTCGCCGGTGACATCAACGACGGCGCGAGCCAGGCCCATGAGGCGGTCCAGGCGCTGGTCTCCTCGGCGGGAGGTGGTCAGGCGGCCGAGGCGCTGAACGCCCACTGGAGCAAGATCAACGGTACGCACCTGACAAAGCTCGCCCAGTGCGGCGAGCTGGCCGCCACCGCGCTGGACGGGGTGGCCGTCCTCATCGAGGGCGCGAAGATCGGCGCGATCGTGCAGCTGGGCATTCTCGCCGCCGAGGTCATCGCCGCTCAGGCCGCCGCGCCCTTCACCCTGGGCCTGTCGGAAGTCGGTGCGCTGGGCGCCACCCAGGTCACCCGCGTCATCGTCAAACGCCTCTTCAAAGAGGTCTGCCAGCAGGTCGCCGAGCAGGTCGTCAGCATCGCCCTGACCCCCGTCGAGGAGGCGCTCGGCGCGATGGTCGGCGACCTGGTCGTCCAGCTCGGCGCCAACGCACTGGGCGTCAAGGACGGCGTCGACCTGGGCCAGACCGCCAAGGCGGGCAAGGAGGGCTTCGCGCAGGGCGTCCAGGGCGCCAAGGATGCCGCCAAGTCCGCCGCGGACAATCCGATGCAGCTGCTCAGCGCGGGCGGTGACGGAGGCGGGGGAGGTACGGGAGGCGGCTCCGGGGCCGGTGGCGGCTTCACCTTCGACCACGACGCCCACGACAAAGCCATCACCGGACTGCACGGCGCCGGCGGCCACTTCCGCCACGCCGCCGGCGGCAAGATCGGCCGCGCCAAGCGCCACCACGGCCGCACCCGCGGCAAGGACGCCATCGCCGACGCGGCGAACGTAGTGGTCGACAAGGTCATCGACGGTCTTGAGGACGCCACCAAGAAGACGGTCAAACACCTCGACGACAACATGACCCGTGGCATCAAACAGATGGCCAAGAATCACAAGGAGAACGACGAGAAGCTGTCCAGCCACTTCGCAGGGCTGGGCAAGGGCGGGAAGAAGGAGCCGAAGGGGCCCAAGGGAGGGAACGCCGGCGGGGGCGGCGGGGGAGGGCGCCCGCCGGGCGGGGGAAAGACCGGAGGAAACGGGGACGGTGCACGTGACCCGTGGTGGCACGGCCACAGCGCCGACCAAATGCGGCATCACCGCGGAGAGCCCGTCGATGTCTCGGACCAGGACCGGCCGACTCAGCTGAACCGATTGGAGGAAGAAGCCGTCAAGTTGGCTGACGAGGCCAAGGACAATAACCACGTGAACAATACCGTTCCGGGCAAGGATTACCGAAAGAGTGGCTGCTCGGGGAGCCTCCTGCACGATGGCGTCATCACGTCGCACACCAGCTCGGTGCGGCGGAATGCTTCACGCAGCAAGAAGGAAATCGATTCAGGCGTACCGGCGCCTGAGCCGCAAACCGAGCCGCGAGCACACCCGGTGGTCCAGGGCGTTCTCGACGACATCAAAAGAGACTCGACGGCGAAGGGGGAGCCCCTCGGATCCGGGCATGGTAAATGCGCCGAGGTCTCTCTCATCTCGGACCGTCTGCATCAAATGGATCCGGACGGTACTAGGATCAGGACACCCGAGGATGCCCGCAGAGCCCTCGCCGGCGGAGTCGTTCACACGCGCCAGATAGGGGACCTGGTAGTGAGGGACAAGGAGACCGGCGAGAAGGTCACCCAGCTCAGGCACGGGGACTACAAGCCTCCGTGCGCGTCCTGCGCACCCATGCTGGACGCGCTCGGAGTCGCCGCGCACAAGTGA
- a CDS encoding ROK family transcriptional regulator: MNDRAALDLLVAQGPLTRTQIGALTGLSKPTASQLLGRLEAAGLVRTTGNVTGRPGPNAQLYEVNPDAAYVAALAVDQCGITAAVADVTGRVLGEERVGTDAVEEDAPPKTAQLVASAVDGALDKAGLTRERLHGAVIGTPGALDPQTGVLRYAPHLPGWHARALKDELAGVLGVPIVIENDVNLAAVAEQHGGAAQDFDDFVLVWADEGVGAAIVLGGQVLRGATGGAGEIGYMPLPGAPLARGGDRDAARPDAGGGFQRLVGSPSIVELAREYGGADVRTVDEALDDDRVRAEVARRLATGLAAVVAVVDPRLVVLSGEVAQVGGEPLRELVEEEFTGLALPRPEIRISNIEGNPILTGALHTALAEARNAVFDTA; encoded by the coding sequence ATGAACGACCGGGCCGCGCTCGATCTGCTCGTGGCGCAGGGGCCGTTGACCCGGACGCAGATCGGCGCGCTGACCGGGCTGTCCAAGCCCACCGCTTCGCAGTTGCTGGGGCGGCTGGAGGCGGCCGGGCTGGTGCGTACGACGGGCAATGTCACCGGGCGGCCGGGGCCGAACGCCCAGTTGTACGAGGTGAACCCGGACGCCGCCTACGTGGCCGCGCTCGCCGTGGACCAGTGTGGGATCACCGCCGCGGTCGCCGACGTCACCGGGCGCGTGCTCGGTGAGGAGCGGGTCGGTACGGATGCCGTGGAGGAGGACGCGCCGCCCAAGACGGCGCAGCTGGTGGCCTCGGCCGTGGACGGGGCGCTGGACAAGGCCGGGCTGACGCGGGAGCGCCTGCACGGGGCGGTGATCGGAACGCCCGGCGCGCTCGACCCGCAGACCGGTGTGCTGCGGTACGCCCCTCACCTGCCGGGCTGGCACGCGCGGGCGCTCAAGGACGAGCTGGCCGGCGTGCTGGGCGTACCGATCGTGATCGAGAACGACGTGAATCTGGCGGCGGTCGCCGAGCAGCACGGGGGCGCCGCGCAGGACTTCGACGATTTCGTGCTGGTGTGGGCCGACGAGGGGGTCGGCGCGGCCATCGTGCTCGGTGGGCAGGTGCTGCGTGGAGCCACCGGAGGCGCGGGCGAGATCGGCTATATGCCGCTGCCGGGCGCGCCGCTCGCGCGCGGCGGCGACCGCGACGCGGCCCGGCCGGACGCCGGCGGGGGCTTCCAGCGTCTCGTCGGCTCGCCGAGCATCGTGGAGCTGGCGCGGGAGTACGGCGGGGCGGATGTCCGTACGGTCGACGAGGCGCTGGACGACGATCGGGTGCGCGCCGAGGTGGCCCGGCGCCTGGCGACCGGGCTGGCGGCCGTGGTCGCCGTCGTGGACCCCCGGCTGGTGGTCCTCTCCGGAGAGGTCGCGCAGGTGGGCGGGGAACCGCTGCGGGAGCTGGTCGAGGAGGAATTCACGGGACTCGCGCTGCCGCGGCCGGAGATTCGGATCAGCAATATCGAGGGGAATCCGATTCTCACCGGCGCGCTGCACACGGCACTCGCCGAGGCTCGTAACGCCGTGTTCGACACGGCGTGA
- a CDS encoding FAD binding domain-containing protein — protein sequence MKPFRYERATDAAHAVATVAAHPGAAFLGAGTNLVDHLKLGITSPDLLVDVSRLPLDEVTELDGGGLRVGANVRNADLAAHPAVRARYPVLSQALLSGASGQLRNLATTGGNLLQRTRCAYFQDPSTPCNKRDPGSGCAALEGWTRYHAILGASSHCVAVHPSDMAVAMAALEAVVVTLGPDGERRIPVTDFHRLPGDAPHRDTVLRHGELITAVELPALPWAARSRYRKVRDRASYAFALVSVAVALDLEDDVRTVREARIALGGIAHKPWRAERAEQALRGLPATEENCRTAADAETADAHPLRDNAFKIPLVHNTLAAVVRDLVPEAPGRLEGTR from the coding sequence GTGAAGCCGTTCCGGTACGAGCGTGCCACCGATGCCGCGCACGCGGTGGCGACCGTGGCGGCGCACCCGGGGGCCGCGTTCCTCGGCGCCGGCACCAATCTCGTCGATCACCTGAAGCTCGGCATCACCTCCCCCGACCTGCTGGTCGACGTCAGCCGGCTGCCCCTGGACGAGGTGACGGAGCTGGACGGCGGCGGCCTGCGGGTGGGCGCGAACGTCCGTAACGCCGATCTGGCCGCGCACCCCGCCGTACGCGCCCGCTACCCCGTGCTCTCCCAGGCCCTGCTCTCCGGCGCGTCCGGGCAGCTGCGCAACCTCGCGACCACCGGCGGCAACCTCCTCCAGCGCACCCGCTGCGCCTATTTCCAGGACCCCAGCACCCCGTGCAACAAGCGCGACCCCGGCTCCGGATGCGCCGCCCTGGAGGGCTGGACCCGCTATCACGCCATCCTGGGGGCGTCCTCGCACTGCGTGGCCGTGCACCCCTCCGACATGGCGGTGGCGATGGCCGCCCTGGAGGCCGTGGTCGTGACCCTGGGCCCGGACGGCGAGCGCCGTATCCCGGTCACCGATTTCCACCGGCTGCCCGGCGACGCGCCGCACCGCGACACCGTGCTCCGGCACGGCGAGCTGATCACCGCCGTCGAGCTGCCCGCCCTGCCGTGGGCGGCCCGCTCCCGCTACCGCAAGGTGCGCGACCGCGCCTCGTACGCCTTCGCGCTGGTCTCCGTGGCCGTGGCCCTCGACCTGGAGGACGACGTCCGCACCGTACGGGAGGCGCGGATCGCGCTGGGCGGGATCGCGCACAAGCCGTGGCGGGCCGAGCGTGCCGAACAGGCCCTGCGCGGGCTGCCGGCCACCGAGGAGAACTGCCGGACGGCGGCCGACGCCGAGACGGCCGACGCCCATCCGCTGCGGGACAACGCGTTCAAGATCCCACTCGTCCACAACACGCTGGCCGCCGTCGTACGTGATCTCGTACCGGAGGCTCCGGGCCGCCTGGAGGGGACACGATGA
- a CDS encoding (2Fe-2S)-binding protein — protein METEIRLRVDGQEYEVVVDTRTTVLDALRERLGITSPKKGCDHGQCGSCTVLLDGRRATTCLALAVAYDGAEIVTAEGLGTDGELHPVQQAFVDHDALQCGYCTPGQVCSAVGVLREAAQGWPSVVTEVGAEGDIAPERLDHAEIAERMSGNLCRCGAYVNIVPAVAAAAEAEGAGR, from the coding sequence ATGGAGACCGAGATCAGGCTGCGCGTGGACGGGCAGGAGTACGAGGTCGTGGTGGATACGCGGACCACCGTGCTGGACGCGTTGCGGGAGCGGCTGGGGATCACCAGTCCGAAGAAGGGGTGTGATCACGGGCAGTGCGGGTCGTGCACCGTGCTGCTGGACGGGCGGCGGGCGACGACGTGTCTGGCGCTGGCCGTGGCGTACGACGGGGCGGAGATCGTCACGGCGGAGGGGCTGGGTACGGACGGCGAACTGCATCCCGTACAGCAGGCTTTCGTGGATCATGACGCGCTGCAGTGCGGGTACTGCACACCGGGCCAGGTGTGTTCCGCGGTGGGGGTGCTGCGGGAGGCGGCGCAGGGGTGGCCGAGTGTGGTCACCGAGGTGGGCGCGGAAGGCGACATCGCGCCCGAGCGCCTCGATCACGCGGAGATCGCCGAGCGGATGAGCGGCAATCTGTGCCGGTGCGGGGCGTATGTGAACATCGTTCCGGCGGTCGCTGCCGCCGCCGAGGCCGAGGGAGCAGGCCGGTGA
- a CDS encoding DUF397 domain-containing protein — MNVTGVTWRKSTHSGGQGECLEIADGLPTGSPVPVRDSKRPDGPHLLFPAPAWSAFIASVKAARS; from the coding sequence ATGAACGTCACGGGTGTCACCTGGCGCAAGAGCACCCACAGCGGCGGCCAAGGCGAATGCCTGGAAATAGCCGACGGCCTCCCGACCGGCTCACCCGTACCCGTACGTGACAGCAAGCGCCCCGACGGCCCCCACCTCCTCTTCCCCGCCCCCGCCTGGTCAGCCTTCATCGCCTCCGTGAAAGCGGCCCGCAGCTGA
- a CDS encoding ATP-binding protein, whose product MIERSLRPASVTHRFSRNRRSPSQARRAFRDWAAAQKLGPATVEAGELLLGELASNAVLAATGPGRRIEVRFALGDDTLRIEVSDAGDGTPIIRSPQPLDEHGRGMVLVDALADDWGVTGRPGPGKTVWGALKVNGPDPLTSC is encoded by the coding sequence ATGATCGAGCGTTCGCTTCGCCCTGCCTCCGTGACCCACCGCTTCTCCCGGAACAGGCGAAGCCCCAGCCAGGCGCGGCGGGCCTTCCGAGATTGGGCCGCTGCACAGAAACTCGGTCCCGCGACCGTCGAGGCCGGGGAATTGTTGCTCGGCGAGCTGGCCTCCAATGCGGTCCTGGCCGCCACCGGGCCCGGGCGGCGGATCGAAGTGCGGTTCGCATTGGGCGACGACACCCTGCGGATCGAGGTCTCGGACGCAGGGGACGGCACGCCCATCATCCGGTCACCCCAACCACTCGACGAACACGGCCGGGGCATGGTGCTCGTTGACGCGCTGGCGGACGACTGGGGAGTGACGGGCCGCCCCGGGCCGGGTAAGACCGTCTGGGGTGCTCTTAAAGTCAATGGTCCAGACCCATTGACGTCCTGCTGA